One window from the genome of Epinephelus moara isolate mb chromosome 21, YSFRI_EMoa_1.0, whole genome shotgun sequence encodes:
- the LOC126382509 gene encoding zinc finger E-box-binding homeobox 1-like isoform X2, protein MSTCAVTDFNNGLEASSDSDDEDKLHIVEEDSLQEPEVANADGTKTQDSHDATTTVLPHNGSLNGVKEECVSEEEEDTLVDEILQQGDTAVIYPEAPEDEQSPAETGGADENGTPDSFSQLHTCPYCSRGYKRNASLKEHIKYRHETSEDNYSCSHCSYTFTYRSQLERHMSHHRGTREQRHVSQSTVGSAATGGTRKFKCTECSKAFKYKHHLKEHLRIHSGEKPYECSNCKKRFSHSGSYSSHISSKKCVGAAPPNGVPPTSIKPPPTTQTTPVVIAPARVVLKEKTESKPLQEQLPVTQIKSEPVEYECKPAMAATATSAGANGVVNGGTAQPAVVPAATLPQGVAMVVPTVGLMSPISINLNDLQNVLKVAMDGNVLRQVLGTANGVVTQGKQGIVVQQPQQQIISLPAFVDHDGTTKIIINYSISPAAATTATTQPAPLVAKNNPAPPPTVTTAAAPTPTKTDKPLTPEVADLSIVKTEPESVAITDMETEAATQTEMETVRTPVAQTAQMPKVSSTSTCLLCDDCPDNLEALHLLQHRKAANGEAVDSAALDPSFAALLSEAGVTLEEPPVDDLLSLLKTYFASNANPSEEELAKISESVSIPVDVVRKWFAKMNSGKNVGKCGSAATAVSKKTETTKSSSEDVSNQNGDAEEDSSQETSHKASSESGSTSPSDSSSLGVSTGDLVIVKSEPEDPDAPDSQAEPLDLSLPKDIAAALARTTPPAKQQEQPLNLTCLRKEQLGGRTIYVTTPQTGRPVNIVTAAQLPTLVAIAGQGTVGCLGALNTSTKRTILIPQLTYTYATTAGNATGAKTVVLNGHKQQEKRPDSSSDGVSTVEEQNDSDSAALMKKRRLENGVYPCDLCSKVFQKGSSLLRHKYEHTGKRPHECSICKKAFKHKHHLIEHSRLHSGEKPYQCDKCGKRFSHSGSYSQHMNHRYSYCKKDGLSPSSGSGPRRAQSELGSPGAGPQSDSRTTTPRSQLDSDERESEEEDDEAMCMDDIRVVQVDDGECEIYEGNFEDDDEEDMTGEEEADGDKVEDEFACDVVEVELGDDHMQEEEMEEPPEDKEEAASARAEEMADCEANTDKSIREGSEGAEPTEDMVTNAK, encoded by the exons TGACAGACTTCAACAATGGCTTGGAGGCCAGTTCAGACTCTGACGATGAGGACAAGCTACACATTGTGGAGGAGGACAGCCTGCAGGAGCCTGAGGTCGCTAATGCTGATGGGACCAAAACGCAGGACAGCCATGACGCCACCACGACAGTATTACCCCACAACGGCTCCTTGAACGGAG tgaaGGAGGAGTGCGTttcagaagaggaagaggatacTCTAGTGGATGAGATTCTCCAGCAGGGAGACACCGCCGTCATCTATCCTGAAGCCCCTGAGGATGAGCAGAGTCCGGCAGAGACCGGAGGCGCTGATGAAAACG GCACACCAGACTCCTTCTCCCAGTTGCACACTTGCCCCTACTGCTCCCGGGGCTACAAGCGCAACGCCTCGCTTAAGGAGCACATCAAGTATCGCCACGAGACCAGCGAGGACAACTACAGCTGCTCGCACTGCAGCTACACCTTCACCTACCGCTCGCAGCTGGAGAGGCACATGAGCCACCACAGGGGCACCAGGGAGCAG CGTCACGTTTCCCAGTCCACAGTTGGATCAGCAGCAACAGGTGGGACCCGCAAGTTCAAGTGTACCGAATGTTCCAAGGCCTTCAAATACAAGCACCACCTGAAGGAGCACCTGCGCATTCACAGCG GTGAGAAACCGTATGAATGCTCAAACTGCAAGAAGCGATTCTCCCACTCAGGCTCCTACAGCTCCCACATCAGCAGTAAGAAGTGCGTGGGTGCAGCACCCCCCAATGGCGTCCCTCCAACGTCGATCAAACCCCCACCTACCACCCAGACCACGCCGGTCGTAATTGCTCCCGCCCGCGTGGTCCTTAAAGAGAAGACTGAAAGCAAGCCCCTCCAGGAGCAGCTCCCCGTCACCCAGATCAAATCTGAACCTGTGGAATACGAGTGCAAGCCTGCGATGGCGGCAACGGCAACATCAGCCGGTGCCAACGGAGTGGTCAACGGAGGCACGGCACAGCCAGCTGTTGTTCCAGCTGCGACCCTGCCCCAGGGTGTGGCTATGGTCGTACCAACAGTCGGCCTCATGTCACCCATCAGCATCAACTTGAATGACTTGCAGAACGTGCTTAAAGTGGCGATGGACGGAAACGTGCTCCGGCAGGTGCTGGGTACAGCTAATGGGGTGGTGACGCAGGGGAAGCAGGGAATTGTAGTCCAGCAGCCCCAGCAGCAGATCATCAGCCTTCCCGCCTTTGTGGACCACGACGGCACCACAAAGATCATCATCAACTACAGCATTAGCCCTGCAGCTGCCACCACTGCCACCACCCAGCCTGCACCACTTGTTGCCAAAAACAATCCAGCTCCCCCTCCCACTGTCACCACTGCTGCAGCCCCCACCCCCACCAAGACAGATAAACCCCTGACCCCAGAGGTGGCTGACCTCTCTATTGTAAAGACAGAGCCAGAATCAGTGGCCAtcacagacatggagacagaggCAGCCACGCAGACAGAAATGGAAACTGTTAGAACTCCAGTCGCCCAAACAGCTCAGATGCCAAAAGTCAGCAGCACCAGTACGTGTTTACTATGCGATGACTGTCCCGACAACCTGGAGGCGTTACACCTCCTCCAGCACCGCAAAGCAGCCAATGGGGAGGCTGTTGACTCCGCCGCTTTAGACCCCTCCTTCGCTGCCCTGCTAAGCGAGGCGGGGGTGACGCTGGAAGAGCCACCTGTGGACGACCTCCTCTCACTCCTCAAGACTTACTTTGCCTCCAATGCCAACCCCAGCGAGGAAGAGCTGGCAAAGATCTCAGAGTCTGTCAGTATTCCAGTGGATGTGGTCAGAAAGTGGTTTGCCAAGATGAACTCTGGGAAAAATGTGGGCAAATGCGGCAGCGCTGCTACTGCAGTTTCCAAAAAGACTGAAACTACAAAGTCCAGTTCAGAGGACGTGTCGAATCAGAACGGAGATGCAGAGGAAGACAGCTCCCAGGAAACATCACACAAAGCCTCATCAGAATCTGGCAGCACTTCCCCGTCAGACTCTTCATCACTCGGCGTCAGCACCGGGGACCTCGTCATCGTGAAAAGCGAGCCAGAGGACCCAGATGCTCCAGACTCCCAGGCCGAGCCGCTTGACCTCTCCCTTCCTAAAGACATAGCAGCGGCGTTGGCAAGGACCACGCCTCCTGCcaagcagcaggagcagccCCTGAACCTGACCTGCCTGAGGAAGGAGCAGCTGGGGGGTCGAACCATCTACGTCACCACGCCTCAGACCGGAAGACCTGTCAACATCGTAACTGCTGCACAGCTGCCCACATTGGTGGCCATCGCTGGTCAGGGCACGGTGGGCTGTCTGGGTGCCCTCAACACCTCAACGAAGCGCACCATCCTCATCCCCCAGCTCACCTACACCTACGCCACTACAGCCGGCAACGCCACTGGAGCAAAGACTGTCGTACTGAACGGCCATAAG CAACAGGAGAAGAGGCCGGACAGCAGCTCCGACGGCGTCTCCACAGTGGAGGAGCAGAACGACTCCGACTCAGCCGCACTGATGAAGAAGCGACGGCTGGAAAACGGTGTCTACCCCTGTGACCTTTGCTCCAAAGTCTTCCAGAAGGGCAGCTCCCTGCTCAGGCACAAATATGAACACACAG GAAAACGGCCCCATGAGTGCAGCATCTGCAAGAAGGCctttaaacacaaacatcacCTGATCGAACACTCGAGGCTGCACTCCGGTGAGAAACCCTACCAGTGTGATAAATGTGGCAAGCGTTTCTCTCACTCTGGTTCATACTCCCAGCACATGAACCACCGCTACTCCTACTGCAAGAAGGACGGGTTGAGCCCTAGCTCTGGCTCAGGGCCACGCAGGGCTCAGTCGGAGCTCGGCAGCCCCGGCGCTGGCCCGCAGTCGGACAGTCGGACCACGACCCCGCGCTCTCAACTGGACTCAGACGAGAGGGAGAGCGAAGAAGAGGACGATGAGGCCATGTGCATGGACGACATCCGGGTCGTGCAGGTGGACGATGGCGAGTGCGAGATCTACGAAGGTAACTTTGAGGATGACGATGAGGAAGACATGACAGGGGAGGAAGAGGCAGACGGAGACAAGGTGGAAGACGAGTTCGCTTGTGatgtggtggaggtggagctgggggATGATCACATGCAAGAAGAAGAGATGGAGGAACCACCTGAAGACAAGGAGGAAGCAGCAAGTGCGCGTGCAGAGGAAATGGCAGACTGTGAAGCAAATACGGACAAAAGCATCAGGGAGGGGTCAGAGGGCGCTGAACCCACAGAGGACATGGTGACAAACGCCAAATAA
- the LOC126382509 gene encoding zinc finger E-box-binding homeobox 1-like isoform X1, with protein MADGPRCKRRKQANPKRSSVTDFNNGLEASSDSDDEDKLHIVEEDSLQEPEVANADGTKTQDSHDATTTVLPHNGSLNGVKEECVSEEEEDTLVDEILQQGDTAVIYPEAPEDEQSPAETGGADENGTPDSFSQLHTCPYCSRGYKRNASLKEHIKYRHETSEDNYSCSHCSYTFTYRSQLERHMSHHRGTREQRHVSQSTVGSAATGGTRKFKCTECSKAFKYKHHLKEHLRIHSGEKPYECSNCKKRFSHSGSYSSHISSKKCVGAAPPNGVPPTSIKPPPTTQTTPVVIAPARVVLKEKTESKPLQEQLPVTQIKSEPVEYECKPAMAATATSAGANGVVNGGTAQPAVVPAATLPQGVAMVVPTVGLMSPISINLNDLQNVLKVAMDGNVLRQVLGTANGVVTQGKQGIVVQQPQQQIISLPAFVDHDGTTKIIINYSISPAAATTATTQPAPLVAKNNPAPPPTVTTAAAPTPTKTDKPLTPEVADLSIVKTEPESVAITDMETEAATQTEMETVRTPVAQTAQMPKVSSTSTCLLCDDCPDNLEALHLLQHRKAANGEAVDSAALDPSFAALLSEAGVTLEEPPVDDLLSLLKTYFASNANPSEEELAKISESVSIPVDVVRKWFAKMNSGKNVGKCGSAATAVSKKTETTKSSSEDVSNQNGDAEEDSSQETSHKASSESGSTSPSDSSSLGVSTGDLVIVKSEPEDPDAPDSQAEPLDLSLPKDIAAALARTTPPAKQQEQPLNLTCLRKEQLGGRTIYVTTPQTGRPVNIVTAAQLPTLVAIAGQGTVGCLGALNTSTKRTILIPQLTYTYATTAGNATGAKTVVLNGHKQQEKRPDSSSDGVSTVEEQNDSDSAALMKKRRLENGVYPCDLCSKVFQKGSSLLRHKYEHTGKRPHECSICKKAFKHKHHLIEHSRLHSGEKPYQCDKCGKRFSHSGSYSQHMNHRYSYCKKDGLSPSSGSGPRRAQSELGSPGAGPQSDSRTTTPRSQLDSDERESEEEDDEAMCMDDIRVVQVDDGECEIYEGNFEDDDEEDMTGEEEADGDKVEDEFACDVVEVELGDDHMQEEEMEEPPEDKEEAASARAEEMADCEANTDKSIREGSEGAEPTEDMVTNAK; from the exons TGACAGACTTCAACAATGGCTTGGAGGCCAGTTCAGACTCTGACGATGAGGACAAGCTACACATTGTGGAGGAGGACAGCCTGCAGGAGCCTGAGGTCGCTAATGCTGATGGGACCAAAACGCAGGACAGCCATGACGCCACCACGACAGTATTACCCCACAACGGCTCCTTGAACGGAG tgaaGGAGGAGTGCGTttcagaagaggaagaggatacTCTAGTGGATGAGATTCTCCAGCAGGGAGACACCGCCGTCATCTATCCTGAAGCCCCTGAGGATGAGCAGAGTCCGGCAGAGACCGGAGGCGCTGATGAAAACG GCACACCAGACTCCTTCTCCCAGTTGCACACTTGCCCCTACTGCTCCCGGGGCTACAAGCGCAACGCCTCGCTTAAGGAGCACATCAAGTATCGCCACGAGACCAGCGAGGACAACTACAGCTGCTCGCACTGCAGCTACACCTTCACCTACCGCTCGCAGCTGGAGAGGCACATGAGCCACCACAGGGGCACCAGGGAGCAG CGTCACGTTTCCCAGTCCACAGTTGGATCAGCAGCAACAGGTGGGACCCGCAAGTTCAAGTGTACCGAATGTTCCAAGGCCTTCAAATACAAGCACCACCTGAAGGAGCACCTGCGCATTCACAGCG GTGAGAAACCGTATGAATGCTCAAACTGCAAGAAGCGATTCTCCCACTCAGGCTCCTACAGCTCCCACATCAGCAGTAAGAAGTGCGTGGGTGCAGCACCCCCCAATGGCGTCCCTCCAACGTCGATCAAACCCCCACCTACCACCCAGACCACGCCGGTCGTAATTGCTCCCGCCCGCGTGGTCCTTAAAGAGAAGACTGAAAGCAAGCCCCTCCAGGAGCAGCTCCCCGTCACCCAGATCAAATCTGAACCTGTGGAATACGAGTGCAAGCCTGCGATGGCGGCAACGGCAACATCAGCCGGTGCCAACGGAGTGGTCAACGGAGGCACGGCACAGCCAGCTGTTGTTCCAGCTGCGACCCTGCCCCAGGGTGTGGCTATGGTCGTACCAACAGTCGGCCTCATGTCACCCATCAGCATCAACTTGAATGACTTGCAGAACGTGCTTAAAGTGGCGATGGACGGAAACGTGCTCCGGCAGGTGCTGGGTACAGCTAATGGGGTGGTGACGCAGGGGAAGCAGGGAATTGTAGTCCAGCAGCCCCAGCAGCAGATCATCAGCCTTCCCGCCTTTGTGGACCACGACGGCACCACAAAGATCATCATCAACTACAGCATTAGCCCTGCAGCTGCCACCACTGCCACCACCCAGCCTGCACCACTTGTTGCCAAAAACAATCCAGCTCCCCCTCCCACTGTCACCACTGCTGCAGCCCCCACCCCCACCAAGACAGATAAACCCCTGACCCCAGAGGTGGCTGACCTCTCTATTGTAAAGACAGAGCCAGAATCAGTGGCCAtcacagacatggagacagaggCAGCCACGCAGACAGAAATGGAAACTGTTAGAACTCCAGTCGCCCAAACAGCTCAGATGCCAAAAGTCAGCAGCACCAGTACGTGTTTACTATGCGATGACTGTCCCGACAACCTGGAGGCGTTACACCTCCTCCAGCACCGCAAAGCAGCCAATGGGGAGGCTGTTGACTCCGCCGCTTTAGACCCCTCCTTCGCTGCCCTGCTAAGCGAGGCGGGGGTGACGCTGGAAGAGCCACCTGTGGACGACCTCCTCTCACTCCTCAAGACTTACTTTGCCTCCAATGCCAACCCCAGCGAGGAAGAGCTGGCAAAGATCTCAGAGTCTGTCAGTATTCCAGTGGATGTGGTCAGAAAGTGGTTTGCCAAGATGAACTCTGGGAAAAATGTGGGCAAATGCGGCAGCGCTGCTACTGCAGTTTCCAAAAAGACTGAAACTACAAAGTCCAGTTCAGAGGACGTGTCGAATCAGAACGGAGATGCAGAGGAAGACAGCTCCCAGGAAACATCACACAAAGCCTCATCAGAATCTGGCAGCACTTCCCCGTCAGACTCTTCATCACTCGGCGTCAGCACCGGGGACCTCGTCATCGTGAAAAGCGAGCCAGAGGACCCAGATGCTCCAGACTCCCAGGCCGAGCCGCTTGACCTCTCCCTTCCTAAAGACATAGCAGCGGCGTTGGCAAGGACCACGCCTCCTGCcaagcagcaggagcagccCCTGAACCTGACCTGCCTGAGGAAGGAGCAGCTGGGGGGTCGAACCATCTACGTCACCACGCCTCAGACCGGAAGACCTGTCAACATCGTAACTGCTGCACAGCTGCCCACATTGGTGGCCATCGCTGGTCAGGGCACGGTGGGCTGTCTGGGTGCCCTCAACACCTCAACGAAGCGCACCATCCTCATCCCCCAGCTCACCTACACCTACGCCACTACAGCCGGCAACGCCACTGGAGCAAAGACTGTCGTACTGAACGGCCATAAG CAACAGGAGAAGAGGCCGGACAGCAGCTCCGACGGCGTCTCCACAGTGGAGGAGCAGAACGACTCCGACTCAGCCGCACTGATGAAGAAGCGACGGCTGGAAAACGGTGTCTACCCCTGTGACCTTTGCTCCAAAGTCTTCCAGAAGGGCAGCTCCCTGCTCAGGCACAAATATGAACACACAG GAAAACGGCCCCATGAGTGCAGCATCTGCAAGAAGGCctttaaacacaaacatcacCTGATCGAACACTCGAGGCTGCACTCCGGTGAGAAACCCTACCAGTGTGATAAATGTGGCAAGCGTTTCTCTCACTCTGGTTCATACTCCCAGCACATGAACCACCGCTACTCCTACTGCAAGAAGGACGGGTTGAGCCCTAGCTCTGGCTCAGGGCCACGCAGGGCTCAGTCGGAGCTCGGCAGCCCCGGCGCTGGCCCGCAGTCGGACAGTCGGACCACGACCCCGCGCTCTCAACTGGACTCAGACGAGAGGGAGAGCGAAGAAGAGGACGATGAGGCCATGTGCATGGACGACATCCGGGTCGTGCAGGTGGACGATGGCGAGTGCGAGATCTACGAAGGTAACTTTGAGGATGACGATGAGGAAGACATGACAGGGGAGGAAGAGGCAGACGGAGACAAGGTGGAAGACGAGTTCGCTTGTGatgtggtggaggtggagctgggggATGATCACATGCAAGAAGAAGAGATGGAGGAACCACCTGAAGACAAGGAGGAAGCAGCAAGTGCGCGTGCAGAGGAAATGGCAGACTGTGAAGCAAATACGGACAAAAGCATCAGGGAGGGGTCAGAGGGCGCTGAACCCACAGAGGACATGGTGACAAACGCCAAATAA
- the LOC126382509 gene encoding zinc finger E-box-binding homeobox 1-like isoform X3 gives MDALRLRLTSQRNTKKCILIVTQTRRDRDIPDAAVKLAGRLLHRVHRTTDACKTGVLLCEKPYECSNCKKRFSHSGSYSSHISSKKCVGAAPPNGVPPTSIKPPPTTQTTPVVIAPARVVLKEKTESKPLQEQLPVTQIKSEPVEYECKPAMAATATSAGANGVVNGGTAQPAVVPAATLPQGVAMVVPTVGLMSPISINLNDLQNVLKVAMDGNVLRQVLGTANGVVTQGKQGIVVQQPQQQIISLPAFVDHDGTTKIIINYSISPAAATTATTQPAPLVAKNNPAPPPTVTTAAAPTPTKTDKPLTPEVADLSIVKTEPESVAITDMETEAATQTEMETVRTPVAQTAQMPKVSSTSTCLLCDDCPDNLEALHLLQHRKAANGEAVDSAALDPSFAALLSEAGVTLEEPPVDDLLSLLKTYFASNANPSEEELAKISESVSIPVDVVRKWFAKMNSGKNVGKCGSAATAVSKKTETTKSSSEDVSNQNGDAEEDSSQETSHKASSESGSTSPSDSSSLGVSTGDLVIVKSEPEDPDAPDSQAEPLDLSLPKDIAAALARTTPPAKQQEQPLNLTCLRKEQLGGRTIYVTTPQTGRPVNIVTAAQLPTLVAIAGQGTVGCLGALNTSTKRTILIPQLTYTYATTAGNATGAKTVVLNGHKQQEKRPDSSSDGVSTVEEQNDSDSAALMKKRRLENGVYPCDLCSKVFQKGSSLLRHKYEHTGKRPHECSICKKAFKHKHHLIEHSRLHSGEKPYQCDKCGKRFSHSGSYSQHMNHRYSYCKKDGLSPSSGSGPRRAQSELGSPGAGPQSDSRTTTPRSQLDSDERESEEEDDEAMCMDDIRVVQVDDGECEIYEGNFEDDDEEDMTGEEEADGDKVEDEFACDVVEVELGDDHMQEEEMEEPPEDKEEAASARAEEMADCEANTDKSIREGSEGAEPTEDMVTNAK, from the exons ATGGACGCGCTGAGACTGAGGTTAACATCGCAGcgaaacacaaagaaatgcatCCTGATCGTGACCCAGACAAGGCGGGACCGTGATATTCCCGACGCTGCCGTGAAACTAGCGGGCCGCTTGCTGCACCGTGTGCACAGGACAACTGATGCCTGCAAGACGGGAGTCCTACTTT GTGAGAAACCGTATGAATGCTCAAACTGCAAGAAGCGATTCTCCCACTCAGGCTCCTACAGCTCCCACATCAGCAGTAAGAAGTGCGTGGGTGCAGCACCCCCCAATGGCGTCCCTCCAACGTCGATCAAACCCCCACCTACCACCCAGACCACGCCGGTCGTAATTGCTCCCGCCCGCGTGGTCCTTAAAGAGAAGACTGAAAGCAAGCCCCTCCAGGAGCAGCTCCCCGTCACCCAGATCAAATCTGAACCTGTGGAATACGAGTGCAAGCCTGCGATGGCGGCAACGGCAACATCAGCCGGTGCCAACGGAGTGGTCAACGGAGGCACGGCACAGCCAGCTGTTGTTCCAGCTGCGACCCTGCCCCAGGGTGTGGCTATGGTCGTACCAACAGTCGGCCTCATGTCACCCATCAGCATCAACTTGAATGACTTGCAGAACGTGCTTAAAGTGGCGATGGACGGAAACGTGCTCCGGCAGGTGCTGGGTACAGCTAATGGGGTGGTGACGCAGGGGAAGCAGGGAATTGTAGTCCAGCAGCCCCAGCAGCAGATCATCAGCCTTCCCGCCTTTGTGGACCACGACGGCACCACAAAGATCATCATCAACTACAGCATTAGCCCTGCAGCTGCCACCACTGCCACCACCCAGCCTGCACCACTTGTTGCCAAAAACAATCCAGCTCCCCCTCCCACTGTCACCACTGCTGCAGCCCCCACCCCCACCAAGACAGATAAACCCCTGACCCCAGAGGTGGCTGACCTCTCTATTGTAAAGACAGAGCCAGAATCAGTGGCCAtcacagacatggagacagaggCAGCCACGCAGACAGAAATGGAAACTGTTAGAACTCCAGTCGCCCAAACAGCTCAGATGCCAAAAGTCAGCAGCACCAGTACGTGTTTACTATGCGATGACTGTCCCGACAACCTGGAGGCGTTACACCTCCTCCAGCACCGCAAAGCAGCCAATGGGGAGGCTGTTGACTCCGCCGCTTTAGACCCCTCCTTCGCTGCCCTGCTAAGCGAGGCGGGGGTGACGCTGGAAGAGCCACCTGTGGACGACCTCCTCTCACTCCTCAAGACTTACTTTGCCTCCAATGCCAACCCCAGCGAGGAAGAGCTGGCAAAGATCTCAGAGTCTGTCAGTATTCCAGTGGATGTGGTCAGAAAGTGGTTTGCCAAGATGAACTCTGGGAAAAATGTGGGCAAATGCGGCAGCGCTGCTACTGCAGTTTCCAAAAAGACTGAAACTACAAAGTCCAGTTCAGAGGACGTGTCGAATCAGAACGGAGATGCAGAGGAAGACAGCTCCCAGGAAACATCACACAAAGCCTCATCAGAATCTGGCAGCACTTCCCCGTCAGACTCTTCATCACTCGGCGTCAGCACCGGGGACCTCGTCATCGTGAAAAGCGAGCCAGAGGACCCAGATGCTCCAGACTCCCAGGCCGAGCCGCTTGACCTCTCCCTTCCTAAAGACATAGCAGCGGCGTTGGCAAGGACCACGCCTCCTGCcaagcagcaggagcagccCCTGAACCTGACCTGCCTGAGGAAGGAGCAGCTGGGGGGTCGAACCATCTACGTCACCACGCCTCAGACCGGAAGACCTGTCAACATCGTAACTGCTGCACAGCTGCCCACATTGGTGGCCATCGCTGGTCAGGGCACGGTGGGCTGTCTGGGTGCCCTCAACACCTCAACGAAGCGCACCATCCTCATCCCCCAGCTCACCTACACCTACGCCACTACAGCCGGCAACGCCACTGGAGCAAAGACTGTCGTACTGAACGGCCATAAG CAACAGGAGAAGAGGCCGGACAGCAGCTCCGACGGCGTCTCCACAGTGGAGGAGCAGAACGACTCCGACTCAGCCGCACTGATGAAGAAGCGACGGCTGGAAAACGGTGTCTACCCCTGTGACCTTTGCTCCAAAGTCTTCCAGAAGGGCAGCTCCCTGCTCAGGCACAAATATGAACACACAG GAAAACGGCCCCATGAGTGCAGCATCTGCAAGAAGGCctttaaacacaaacatcacCTGATCGAACACTCGAGGCTGCACTCCGGTGAGAAACCCTACCAGTGTGATAAATGTGGCAAGCGTTTCTCTCACTCTGGTTCATACTCCCAGCACATGAACCACCGCTACTCCTACTGCAAGAAGGACGGGTTGAGCCCTAGCTCTGGCTCAGGGCCACGCAGGGCTCAGTCGGAGCTCGGCAGCCCCGGCGCTGGCCCGCAGTCGGACAGTCGGACCACGACCCCGCGCTCTCAACTGGACTCAGACGAGAGGGAGAGCGAAGAAGAGGACGATGAGGCCATGTGCATGGACGACATCCGGGTCGTGCAGGTGGACGATGGCGAGTGCGAGATCTACGAAGGTAACTTTGAGGATGACGATGAGGAAGACATGACAGGGGAGGAAGAGGCAGACGGAGACAAGGTGGAAGACGAGTTCGCTTGTGatgtggtggaggtggagctgggggATGATCACATGCAAGAAGAAGAGATGGAGGAACCACCTGAAGACAAGGAGGAAGCAGCAAGTGCGCGTGCAGAGGAAATGGCAGACTGTGAAGCAAATACGGACAAAAGCATCAGGGAGGGGTCAGAGGGCGCTGAACCCACAGAGGACATGGTGACAAACGCCAAATAA